One region of Dysidea avara chromosome 1, odDysAvar1.4, whole genome shotgun sequence genomic DNA includes:
- the LOC136258872 gene encoding uncharacterized protein, which produces MNIIDQLCSVPSPGISLQPSGFFSGTIGQMQDLICSVTITSAVDPDSVQLTWLDSESIVTSDNRVTVTPTNITSNAFSFTYTTVLQFVYLMEGDEANYTCDLVAVEMFESQTVRLQNFRIPSPIVEVTTLDTPTLGQSTTLQCNAISVRGISSRVDIIWTTGNTTVRRVDGVIPNITNASVIYSDLLVTQPLRIPDDGRVYQCTVIFNTSPRIVRSRFIVLDFPVPSCYITSGCSGDPLNQTITFSDCCIKFSGVSYDLDSRCQPCPISPNCTFVAVKDVVFVIDTTSSIGFSRFQLVREFTENITATVKANSPESLVGVISFDNFARLQFNISRHTSLSTLLPAINPGLPYNRGFSTDTARALDFLRTSAQFGSLQLRNEISNVAIFITDGLSRSSFSTQRAASRLHATNIFDVYAVGIGGNSLFELRTIASDPSLVFSTSFFNSFSAQRILEEVTEQLCFTPTPRTFLDPDVSRGIIGEAIDIVCTVTITSTVDPNLVNLNWVGITSSNRITVIPTVLTTDDSIGNIYTTIIRFDYLMEGDEGNYICNLMIEDSANSTIRLDLTIPAPIVNVTTMDDMVFGESLQLDCTVTAARGITTNATIRWFVENTLLGSTRLVRSVPVAGNISNDSVVYEDSLFIPSLSADDSFSDYLCGVFIFSPIQFVSGNGRIELNFQAPSCYLNTRCIGNTTGTSTTSFSECCNVLSGVAFNLGRQCRLCPTTDCPFQARDVVFVLDSSFAVRSFEYQLVRDFAESISIVLKLGSPNSSVGAILFDRTARIQFDLEEHTSLETLLPAIDGLPYTGSFPTNTDTALRLLLSSAQNDTLGLRADTTNIAIFFTAGRSNSRFLTQSAANDLHAANIYDVYAVGIDRADFFELRTIASDPRFVYRRFSFNSFNVQQLQQSVINRLCTIPSPIVQVVAPCEQVVGQSLTLQCNISTVSDIAATVDITWTTGNTEVRRVENIQGSLINNFTDFFTIPVLSRSDNNQEYQCEVVINTNPPITGNDSVVLNVTEPPQMIISPSQSPHIVKVGTQLLLYCAAEGLPIPTVQWHGDGVPVHPLEELYQQIFLVPTDSPHTTVYTCIGRNHAKGVDHVAQANVTIVVEEQPCPTIKPPRNSYVTVADDGKFAFFTCRRGFNIRGSYVLQCINGRWNYYPPICTPIPKVCGKLCGF; this is translated from the exons ATGAATATAATAGATCAACTGTGCTCTG TTCCTTCTCCTGGAATTTCATTACAACCCAGTGGTTTTTTCTCTGGAACTATTGGACAAATGCAAGATCTAATCTGTTCGGTCACAATAACATCTGCTGTTGATCCTGATTCAGTGCAGCTGACTTGGTTGGATTCTGAGAGCATTGTCACATCTGACAACAGGGTCACTGTTACACCAACCAACATTACTAGCAATGCATTTAGCTTCACATACACTACAGTACTTCAATTTGTCTATCTAATGGAAGGAGATGAAGCAAATTACACATGTGATCTTGTAGCAGTTGAAATGTTTGAATCTCAAACTGTTCGGCTGCAGAATTTCAGAA TACCTTCTCCTATTGTGGAGGTTACTACACTGGACACACCAACACTTGGACAATCAACAACTTTACAATGTAATGCTATTAGTGTGAGAGGCATTTCtagtagagtggatattatatggactacTGGTAATACAACAGTGAGGAGAGTGGATGGAGTAATACCAAACATTACAAACGCTTCAGTAATTTACAGTGATCTGTTAGTCACCCAACCATTACGTATCCCTGATGATGGTAGAGTATACCAATGTACTGTGATCTTTAATACTTCTCCTAGAATTGTGAGGAGTAGATTTATCGTATTGGATTTTCCAG TTCCATCTTGCTACATCACAAGTGGTTGCAGTGGAGACCCACTCAATCAAACTATCACCTTCTCTGACTGCTGCATAAAGTTCTCTGGTGTGTCATATGACTTGGATAGTAGATGTCAACCATGTCCTATTAGTCCAA ATTGCACCTTTGTGGCTGTTAAAGATGTGGTATTTGTAATTGATACCACTAGCAGCATTGGATTCTCCAGGTTTCAGCTAGTCAGGGAGTTCACTGAGAACATTACTGCTACTGTTAAAGCCAATTCTCCTGAAAGTTTAGTGGGAGTAATTTCATTTGACAATTTTGCACGTCTTCAATttaatatatcaagacacaccaGCTTAAGTACTCTACTACCAGCTATTAATCCTGGCTTACCATATAATCGTGGCTTTAGTACTGATACAGCAAGGGCATTGGATTTCTTAAGAACTTCTGCACAATTTGGAAGTTTGCAATTACGAAATGAAATATCAAATGTTGCAATATTTATTACTGATGGGTTGTCTAGAAGTTCATTTTCAACACAAAGAGCAGCATCACGACTTCATGCAACAAATATATTTGATGTTTATGCTGTTGGAATTGGTGGAAATAGCTTATTTGAACTCCGTACAATAGCAAGTGACCCATCACTTGTTTTTTCTACAAGTTTTTTCAATAGTTTTAGTGCCCAGAGAATACTGGAAGAAGTGACTGAACAGTTGTGCTTCA CACCCACGCCAAGGACATTCTTAGATCCTGATGTTTCACGAGGAATAATTGGAGAAGCAATTGATATAGTGTGTACTGTAACAATTACTTCAACTGTTGATCCTAATTTGGTTAATCTCAATTGGGTGGGGATTACAAGTTCTAACAGGATCACAGTTATTCCAACAGTTCTTACCACTGATGATTCCATTGGTAATATATACACTACCATTATTCGATTTGATTATCTAATGGAAGGAGATGAAGGGAACTACATATGTAACTTGATGATAGAAGATTCTGCTAATTCAACCATTAGATTAGATTTAACCA ttccAGCTCCTATTGTAAATGTCACTACTATGGATGACATGGTATTTGGAGAGTCGCTTCAACTTGATTGTACTGTCACTGCTGCAAGAGGAATTACTACTAATGCAACCATTCGATGGTTTGTTGAAAACACTTTGCTAGGAAGTACAAGACTAGTGAGAAGTGTACCTGTAGCTGGAAACATCAGTAATGATTCGGTAGTGTATGAAGATTCACTATTTATTCCTTCACTAAGTGCAGATGATAGTTTTAGTGACTATCTCTGTGGAGTATTTATTTTCTCACCAATACAATTTGTTAGTGGTAATGGAAGGATTGAATTAAACTTTCAAG CACCATCTTGCTACCTAAACACTCGTTGTATTGGAAATACAACCGGGACTAGTACAACAAGTTTTTCAGAATGCTGCAACGTTCTCTCTGGAGTAGCATTTAATTTAGGCAGGCAGTGCAGATTATGTCCAACAACAG ATTGTCCATTTCAAGCAAGAGATGTGGTATTTGTACTTGACAGTTCTTTTGCTGTTAGATCATTTGAATATCAGTTAGTTAGAGATTTTGCTGAAAGTATAAGTATTGTACTGAAGCTTGGATCTCCTAATAGTTCAGTTGGTGCCATCTTGTTTGACAGAACTGCTCGTATTCAGTTTGACCTTGAAGAACACACCAGTTTAGAGACCCTATTGCCAGCCATTGATGGACTGCCATATACTGGTTCATTTCCTACAAATACGGACACTGCTCTAAGACTTCTACTTTCAAGTGCACAAAATGATACACTAGGATTGAGAGCTGACACCACAAACATTGCTATTTTTTTCACTGCTGGAAGATCAAATAGTCGATTTTTGACACAGTCAGCTGCAAATGATCTTCATGCAGCAAATATTTATGATGTTTATGCTGTCGGGATTGACAGAGCTGATTTCTTTGAACTACGCACCATTGCAAGTGATCCAAGATTTGTATATCGCAGATTCTCCTTCAATTCATTTAATGTACAACAGTTACAGCAGTCTGTAATAAATAGACTATGTACCA TTCCATCACCTATTGTACAAGTTGTTGCTCCTTGTGAACAAGTGGTTGGGCAGTCACTGACTTTACAGTGTAACATTTCAACAGTAAGTGACATTGCTGCTACAGTTGATATCACATGGACCACTGGTAATACTGAAGTGAGAAGAGTTGAGAATATACAAGGAAGCTTGATAAACAACTTCACAGATTTCTTTACTATTCCAGTTCTAAGCAGAAGTGACAATAATCAGGAATATCAGTGTGAAGTAGTGATTAATACCAATCCACCAATAACAGGAAATGACAGTGTTGTACTAAATGTGACTG AACCTCCACAAATGATCATCAGTCCATCACAGTCTCCTCACATAGTAAAGGTTGGTACTCAGTTGCTACTTTACTGTGCAGCAGAAGGACTACCAATACCTACTGTACAATGGCATGGCGATGGTGTCCCTGTACATCCACTAGAAGAATTATATCAACAAATATTTTTGGTTCCTACTGATTCTCCACACACTACTGTGTACACCTGTATAGGCAGGAATCATGCTAAAGGTGTTGATCATGTTGCTCAAGCTAATGTTACAATAGTTGTTGAAG AACagccatgcccaacaataaaGCCTCCAAGAAATAGTTATGTGACAGTTGCTGATGATGGAAAGTTTGCATTCTTCACATGTAGACGTGGCTTTAACATTAGAGGATCATATGTTCTGCAGTGTATTAATGGAAGGTGGAATTATTATCCCCCAATCTGTACACCAATCCCTAAAGTTTGTGGCAAGCTGTGTGGCTTCTAG
- the LOC136267354 gene encoding uncharacterized protein, producing the protein MNPNGIITFSFINADNFPPRPLPFSGFGFIAPYWFNASLFVDENDRGSGFLFEDDTKNVTSTVYYRSTINSFLLTRASTEIRRVYPNAGRFSATSLFIATWNIVERDHHSNMDNVFQCIIVISGTETFVIFHYVDSLFETIDEIFDGNTTVQAGLNAGDGRRFFAIPGSGTEDIVNISNTSNIDIPGVWIFQTNEFSIINPSDNPSVLVEITTTNAPTIDQPLTLECSAVTMRGITSRVDIIWRTGDTQVRRQNNILASNIGTLAVYRDSFVITSSLSIDDIGSTYECEVMINSFPAITATATFTVPIPPASECRCSSNAPLDLVFVIDESGSIGFSRFQLIRELTANIVADVVGSSPQSRVGVILFDGIARIQFDLRDHTSLSTLLPAINPGLPYNGGGTDTAEALRLLLSSSQNGILGIRNGVPNVAIVITDGVSNSRSATLSAAASLHAANLFDVYAVGVDGAAVSELNAIASDPEFVFFSNQFNSNGLRQLQESIIENLCSGGGGPIISLRPSGFLQNTKGQRQDVICSITVSPEVDPDTVELEWLNADNITTDDGRITIISADNSTNVINSTLSMTLRFDPLFEDDQGNYTCYSIVNDTVKFQTVELTNFRLPNPVVLVSTLDDQVLGDPLTLDCTVLTVIGISSAVDIIWSVGGRTVRVVNDTSATISNNSAIYTDSLVLPELTILDNGRTYQCTVLINKNPPASFSGSMMLDFPGGILWDAIEDTVSFVGAVNYYARMQKRLAVLTAQSNLN; encoded by the exons ATGAATCCAAATGGCATCATCACATTTTCATTTATTAATGCTGATAATTTTCCTCCTCGTCCACTACCATTCAGTGGCTTTGGTTTCATTGCACCATACTGGTTTAATGCTAGCTTGTTTGTTGATGAGAATGACAGAGGTAGTGGTTTCCTCTTTGAAGATGATACTAAAAATGTTACCAGCACTGTTTATTATCGCAGTACTATCAATAGCTTTCTTCTTACAAGGGCATCTACTGAAATTAGAAGGGTGTATCCCAATGCAGGGAGGTTTAGTGCTACTAGTCTATTCATTGCAACTTGGAACATTGTTGAACGGGATCATCACTCAAATATG GACAATGTGTTTCAGTGCATCATTGTCATCAGTGGCACTGAAACATTTGTGATATTTCATTATGTCGATAGCTTGTTTGAAACAATTGATGAAATTTTTGATGGAAACACAACAGTACAGGCAGGACTTAATGCAGGTGATGGCAGACGCTTTTTTGCCATTCCAGGATCAGGAACAGAGGATATTGTTAATATTTCTAATACAAGTAACATTGACATTCCTGGTGTTTGGATATTCCAAACAAATGAATTTTCTATTATAAATCCAA GTGATAACCCATCTGTTCTTGTTGAAATAACTACCACTAATGCCCCAACAATTGACCAGCCACTGACACTGGAATGTAGTGCAGTCACCATGAGAGGGATTACTAGTAGAGTGGACATTATATGGAGAACTGGTGATACTCAAGTTAGAAGACAAAACAACATACTGGCCAGTAATATTGGAACATTAGCAGTTTACAGGGACTCATTTGTTATCACATCATCATTGAGTATTGATGATATTGGTAGTACCTATGAGTGTGAGGTGATGATAAATTCATTTCCAGCAATCACTGCTACAGCAACTTTTACTGTGCCTATCCCGCCAGCATCTG AATGTAGATGTTCATCTAATGCGCCACTAGATTTGGTGTTTGTTATTGATGAATCTGGAAGTATTGGATTTTCTCGATTCCAGTTGATTAGAGAGTTAACTGCTAACATAGTAGCTGATGTTGTAGGCTCTTCTCCTCAAAGTAGAGTGGGAGTCATCTTGTTTGATGGTATCGCTCGTATACAATTTGATCTCCGAGACCACACTAGTTTAAGTACACTATTACCAGCTATCAATCCTGGCCTGCCTTACAATGGTGGAGGAACTGATACTGCAGAGGCACTGAGGTTGTTACTGTCAAGCTCCCAAAATGGAATATTGGGAATTAGAAATGGAGTTCCTAATGTTGCAATTGTTATAACTGATGGAGTTTCTAACAGTCGATCAGCAACCTTATCTGCTGCAGCTTCACTACATGCTGCAAACCTTTTTGATGTTTATGCTGTTGGAGTTGATGGTGCTGCTGTATCAGAACTCAATGCAATTGCTAGTGATCCAGAATTTGTTTTCTTTTCAAATCAGTTCAACAGCAATGGGCTTAGACAGTTACAGGAAAGCATTATAGAAAATCTTTGTTCAG gAGGAGGTGGTCCTATAATCTCTTTAAGACCAAGTGGTTTTCTACAAAACACTAAGGGACAGAGACAAGATGTAATCTGCTCTATTACTGTATCACCTGAAGTTGATCCTGACACTGTTGAATTGGAGTGGTTGAATGCTGACAACATAACCACTGATGATGGCAGGATAACCATCATCTCAGCTGATAACTCCACCAATGTAATCAACAGCACTTTATCTATGACTCTCCGGTTTGATCCTTTGTTTGAAGATGACCAGGGTAACTACACCTGCTACTCAATAGTAAATGACACAGTCAAATTTCAGACAGTAGAGTTGACAAATTTTAGAT TGCCAAACCCAGTCGTGCTGGTTAGTACACTTGATGATCAAGTTTTGGGTGATCCACTAACACTGGACTGTACAGTTCTTACTGTCATAGGAATCAGTAGTGCTGTAGATATTATATGGAGTGTTGGTGGTAGGACAGTGAGAGTAGTTAATGATACTTCAGCCACCATCAGCAACAATTCTGCAATCTACACTGATTCCCTTGTACTACCTGAACTAACTATACTTGATAATGGTAGAACTTACCAGTGTACAGTTCTAATTAATAAAAATCCTCCAGCCAGCTTTAGTGGAAGCATGATGTTAGACTTTCCTG GTGGGATACTGTGGGATGCCATTGAGGATACCGTCTCTTTTGTTGGTGCTGTAAATT ATTATGCACGTATGCAGAAAAGATTGGCTGTGTTGACTGCACAGAGCAATTTAAATTAA